From a single Solanum dulcamara chromosome 4, daSolDulc1.2, whole genome shotgun sequence genomic region:
- the LOC129884965 gene encoding flowering-promoting factor 1-like protein 3 produces the protein MSGVWVFKNGVVRLVENPGDFNGATGRRKVLVHLSSDEVITSYASLERKLYSLGWERYYDDPDLLQYHKRSTVHLISLPKDFNRFKSMHMYDIVVKNRNEFEVRDM, from the coding sequence ATGTCCGGTGTTTGGGTATTCAAGAATGGAGTAGTCCGGCTAGTTGAGAACCCCGGTGACTTCAACGGTGCGACCGGTCGCCGTAAAGTGCTTGTGCACCTTTCTAGTGATGAAGTAATTACATCATATGCATCCCTTGAGAGGAAGTTGTACTCTCTTGGATGGGAGAGGTACTATGATGATCCAGACCTTCTTCAGTACCACAAAAGATCAACTGTTCACCTTATTTCTCTCCCAAAGGATTTCAACAGATTCAAGTCCATGCACATGTATGATATTGTTGTTAAGAATCGCAATGAGTTTGAAGTTAGGGACATGtag